In Aedes albopictus strain Foshan chromosome 3, AalbF5, whole genome shotgun sequence, the following are encoded in one genomic region:
- the LOC115267805 gene encoding homeobox protein vnd-like isoform X2: protein MPAAALNHSLLRAAALYPIMFNSSLPGILDSMKLPSAQRSGFHISDILELNPQNSQPNRSKEYSHLHSQGPSSTPPDSDQITNRPGDPNAGEYLSLDADEQQQQPQPVAQYNNSSAPGGGYIPLQTVAPPPAYSDLPPYYHHSHHLFPGPVGSTSRTWYYDNGSADYVPAVIQQNIENSINQQVSPDSTSSVAEGSAYATLGAYSNIPTAVIETSERLALDRSSHNTPHTIDSNNNTCDGESLDDSIEVGNSGDDRAGSDSGTGPNGGSSSNSQKKRKRRILFSKTQTYELERRFKQTRYLSAPEREHLANMIHLTPTQVKIWFQNHRYKTKRAQIEKSSTSFAHQIGNSPKRINVPVLVRDGKPCLGSQQQQQQHQHSQQQQQQQHFMSGGLHSLVGMTASEHGAIGLGYQPAGQVIMQNHGSSTGGRWWP from the exons ATGCCGGCGGCGGCATTGAACCACAGCTTGCTGAGGGCGGCAGCCCTTTATCCCATCATGTTCAACTCATCATTGCCTGG GATTCTGGATAGCATGAAATTACCTTCCGCTCAGCGATCCGGGTTCCACATCAGCGACATCCTTGAGCTAAACCCCCAAAACAGCCAACCAAATCGCAGCAAAGAGTACTCTCATCTACACAGCCAGGGTCCATCTAGTACACCTCCCGATTCCGATCAGATCACAAACCGACCGGGCGATCCGAACGCTGGAGAATACCTGTCTCTAGACGCagatgaacaacaacaacaaccgcaaCCTGTAGCTCAGTACAACAACTCATCAGCCCCTGGCGGTGGCTACATTCCACTGCAAACGGTGGCACCACCTCCGGCTTATAGCGACCTTCCCCCATACTACCACCATTCGCATCATCTATTTCCGGGTCCGGTCGGTAGTACCTCTAGGACTTGGTATTACGACAACGGCAGTGCCGATTATG TACCTGCAGTCATTCAACAAAACATAGAAAACAGCATAAACCAGCAAGTGAGCCCAGATAGCACATCATCTGTTGCCGAGGGGTCGGCGTATGCTACCTTGGGTGCTTACAGCAATATCCCAACGGCAGTGATCGAAACCTCAGAACGGCTAGCCCTAGATCGTTCCTCACACAATACGCCCCATACGATCGACAGCAATAACAACACCTGCGATGGAGAGTCCCTGGACGACAGCATCGAGGTTGGGAACTCCGGCGATGACCGCGCCGGAAGCGACTCAGGCACGGGACCTAACGGTGGCAGCAGTTCAAATAGTCAAAAGAAACGAAAACGAAGAATTCTGTTCTCCAAAACGCAAACCTACGAACTGGAGCGGCGGTTCAAGCAGACGCGCTACCTCTCGGCACCGGAGCGAGAACATCTGGCCAACATGATACATCTAACGCCAACGCAGGTGAAAATCTGGTTTCAGAACCATCGCTACAAAACCAAGCGGGCGCAGATAGAGAAGAGTTCGACCAGCTTTGCGCATCAGATTGGAAACTCGCCGAAACGGATCAACGTTCCGGTGCTGGTGCGAGATGGGAAGCCATGCTTGGGAtcgcaacagcagcaacagcaacaccagcacagccagcagcaacaacagcagcagcatttCATGAGTGGAGGTTTGCATTCTTTGGTCGGTATGACGGCCTCGGAGCACGGGGCAATAGGACTGGGGTATCAACCAGCTGGACAAGTTATAATGCAAAACCATGGATCGTCCACTGGAGGTAGATGGTGGCCATAA
- the LOC134290928 gene encoding uncharacterized protein LOC134290928, translating into MPRRLEAKYLANFRKRKREEQEIEGVSPRPAVTNAERMRQYRQRRKNARETIGVGVGPGVNAGTTAAANLEPVLNFVLEPLPGRSTDPVRFVAVPVNGTLPNGAVSYSGSYTIIGQVINVPVDVDEMVRALPRELEDDYAFNVCIKKHLIHKSNYLSGFVKKSVVKAWLEYLVTTPLYRREGVSFNQEPGSSRDGDAIQLDIIEETNDVEMFAGQQQTLMWNEDKCLEIAPAQNRRPVSIVYDDDAEELSFPDIYLGHPRKFKAGTHVTPFMKATSELRRSDRRGAKPNHLLYMAMKILRLRVTEGLQHVFKSVGTANITRGQLNDRAFVEGLMERNLSFMKSIPNSVQYWYQRKQDLFAMIRQLGKPTMFLTLSASETQWPLLLKQLHKLSSEYNGIDLTDPLQELSALQRATLVNDDAVTCCLYFNKLVDVLMTILSSPRFSPLGKHYVVDSFKRIEFQHRGSPHAHIMLWLANDPNETVSEDMPATMELIRKISSISAVHLPETIKKQIHDHTRTCYKRNEKRCRFNIPYWPMNEERTLIPLTADDSRRDRLRKRASEMRQILETKAFDTLEEFLDDCKCTYEYYLDVLRSSIKRPTIFLKRVMNELWTNPFNPWIAQKLRSNMDLQFILDVYSCACYLVDYVNKSNRGISGLHRELIALQEQYPDQDYTALLKKVSLKMLNSVEMCAQEAAWVLLRLPMSEASRKVQFLPTMWPHERIRSRKQYRQMDEEEIDEDSTDVWTKNIIQKYEERDGLEDVCLADFAARYTQRRGTNTYTIRNVPRILRWRGYSMNELAEYKRESVLLFWPFRSEVCDILDGNKFLQLYDMNEADLLRKRREYDCELNLEQTVEEYLRTCENEEVGEQENAATEKNNEFVRTIIMEPNNDDIEHLPTGALNAVIRQRTNVMSKEDYCAMVRTTNAEQRDLILQMIHSLHSYDESSKPMQIFFTGPAGCGKTFTLRILMETINRYSQAHNAQKNAFVACASTGKAAVAIGGTTVHSAFRITMSRRANSKLSFEMLQLYRNAFANIKAVIIDEVSMIGADILNTIHARLQDISGNYDDPFGGINIVFCGDLRQLPPVNARPVYKPTGNSFHGAVLWQALDFFPLIKVMRQTDVEFSSILTKIGNGQQMTAEETKLIESRFRTVEWCKQNAPGAIRLYHRNADVEAYNNEVLHNQDALDCIADDVFAGYKDAGQLASSRIKLYKMSVVETGGLPYLLRLSVGMPYMITTNVDVEDGVVNGAIGELKYIEKDEDGSVVKLWFKYDNETIGAALRIKSRPTVYSRPGILQPDWTPIAKRSGNIKLSSIIKCKRIQFPVVSACALTVHKSQGGTFSEVVYDYDKSQDQQLVYVGLSRVTTLQGLYLTNSANSFKFHHAKGSNSPKMVDLRNELLRLSNHRLRTLGDELSEVVENSGSACTLMSLNVQSLNAHAQDIATDRILSSVEFLALNETWMDATSPIEIDGYKRITQCKRMGMRAAGVAIYQKETASTVAVPHPIKQLGEDRDETFAEVINYGDICAAKVNVMGTEVLLMKYIATLKKPEPGMQRYSIRYTANAHHKQHLVANNHR; encoded by the exons ATGCCGCGCCGTTTGGAAGCAAAATATCTTGCGAACTTCCGCAAGCGGAAGCGTGAAGAGCAGGAAATCGAAGGAGTCTCGCCGAGGCCTGCTGTGACGAATGCGGAACGCATGAGGCAGTACAGGCAGCGGAGGAAAAATGCGCGGGAAACTATCGGCGTTGGTGTCGGGCCCGGTGTCAATGCCGGTACGACTGCGGCTGCCAATCTTGAGCCGGTGCTCAATTTTGTGCTGGAACCTCTTCCGGGCAGGAGCACTGATCCGGTGAGATTTGTAGCAGTCCCAGTCAACGGTACATTGCCAAATGGTGCGGTTTCATATAGCG GCAGTTACACGATCATTGGTCAGGTGATCAATGTTCCAGTAGATGTAGATGAGATGGTTAGGGCACTTCCACGCGAGCTTGAAGATGATTATGCTTTTAACGTGTGCATTAAAAAGCACCTTATTCATAAATCAAATTACTTGTCTGGATTCGTCAAAAAGTCTGTGGTGAAAGCTTGGTTGGAATATCTTGTTACCACTCCTTTGTATAGACGGGAGGGGGTAAGTTTTAACCAGGAACCTGGTTCATCGCGGGATGGAGACGCGATCCAGCTGGATATCATCGAGGAAACCAATGATGTGGAGATGTTTGCTGGTCAACAACAGACACTTATGTGGAATGAGGATAAGTGTTTGGAAATCGCCCCAGCTCAAAACAGGAGACCAGTTTCCATCGTTTACGATGATGATGCCGAGGAGCTTTCCTTTCCGGATATTTATCTTGGACACCCCAGAAAATTCAAGGCTGGGACTCACGTCACGCCTTTCATGAAGGCTACCAGTGAGCTGAGACGGAGTGATAGGCGAGGAGCCAAGCCCAACCATTTGCTGTACATGGCTATGAAGATTCTGCGTCTTCGAGTTACCGAAGGGTTACAGCATGTCTTCAAAAGCGTGGGAACCGCGAACATAACGCGAGGACAGCTCAACGACCGAGCTTTCGTGGAAGGTCTTATGGAACGGAACCTGTCGTTTATGAAGTCGATACCAAATTCAGTGCAATATTGGTATCAAAGGAAACAGGACCTTTTCGCCATGATACGACAGTTGGGGAAGCCAACAATGTTCCTGACTCTGAGCGCCAGTGAAACTCAATGGCCTCTTTTGTTGAAGCAGCTACACAAACTCTCCAGTGAGTATAACGGCATTGATTTAACGGACCCGCTGCAGGAGCTGAGTGCTCTACAGCGAGCAACGCTGGTCAATGACGATGCCGTCACGTGCTGCTTGTACTTCAACAAGCTTGTCGATGTTCTCATGACGATCCTTTCTTCACCAAGGTTCAGCCCGTTGGGAAAGCATTACGTCGTGGACTCCTTCAAGCGCATCGAGTTTCAGCATCGCGGCAGCCCACATGCACATATCATGCTTTGGCTCGCAAACGATCCTAACGAAACTGTTTCTGAAGATATGCCTGCTACAATGGAACTTATTAGGAAAATTAGTTCCATCAGCGCTGTGCATTTGCCGGAAACGATCAAGAAGCAGATTCATGACCACACGCGTACTTGCTACAAACGTAATGAAAAGCGTTGCAGGTTTAACATACCGTACTGGCCAATGAACGAAGAGCGAACACTGATTCCTCTCACCGCTGATGATAGTCGCCGTGATCGATTGAGGAAGCGTGCCTCGGAAATGAGACAAATTTTGGAAACCAAGGCATTTGACAcgttagaggagtttctagacgaCTGTAAATGTACATACGAGTACTACCTTGATGTTCTGCGTTCTTCGATTAAGCGACCAACGATCTTCCTGAAGCGAGTGATGAATGAGCTATGGACGAATCCTTTCAACCCATGGATTGCTCAAAAGCTTCGTTCTAACATGGATTTGCAGTTCATCCTCGACGTGTACTCATGTGCGTGTTACTTGGTTGACTATGTCAACAAGTCCAACCGCGGTATAAGTGGATTGCATCGAGAGCTTATCGCTCTGCAAGAGCAGTATCCGGACCAAGATTACACGGCTTTGCTGAAGAAGGTTAGTTTGAAAATGCTGAACTCTGTGGAGATGTGTGCCCAGGAAGCTGCATGGGTACTTCTGCGATTGCCTATGTCTGAAGCCAGCAGGAAAGTTCAATTCTTGCCAACGATGTGGCCTCATGAAAGGATAAGATCTAGGAAACAGTACAGGCAGATGGATGAAGAGGAAATCGATGAGGATTCGACTGATGTGTGGACCAAGAACATTATCCAGAAATACGAAGAGCGCGATGGCTTAGAAGATGTGTGTTTAGCTGACTTCGCAGCACGGTACACTCAAAGAAGAGGTACTAACACCTACACTATCCGGAATGTTCCACGAATATTGAGATGGCGTGGCTACAGCATGAACGAGTTGGCTGAGTACAAGCGTGAATCGGTACTTTTGTTTTGGCCATTCAGAAGCGAAGTCTGCGACATTCTGGATGGCAACAAGTTTCTTCAGCTTTATGATATGAACGAGGCAGATCTCTTGAGAAAACGAAGGGAATATGACTGCGAGCTGAACTTGGAACAGACTGTAGAGGAATACCTTCGTACTTGTGAGAACGAAGAGGTTGGTGAGCAGGAGAATGCCGCTACAGAGAAGAATAATGAATTTGTGCGAACGATCATCATGGAGCCCAACAACGACGATATTGAACATTTGCCCACAGGAGCACTGAATGCTGTCATCAGGCAACGTACTAATGTCATGTCGAAAGAAGATTACTGTGCAATGGTGAGGACAACCAATGCTGAGCAGCGCGACCTCATCCTGCAAATGATCCACAGTTTGCACAGTTACGATGAAAGCAGCAAGCCGATGCAGATTTTCTTTACTGGACCTGCAGGGTGCGGTAAAACATTCACTCTGCGCATTTTAATGGAGACGATAAATCGCTACAGTCAAGCCCACAACGCGCAGAAGAACGCCTTTGTGGCGTGTGCTTCCACCGGAAAAGCAGCCGTTGCTATAGGAGGAACAACCGTTCATTCAGCGTTTCGGATTACTATGTCAAGGCGAGCCAATTCGAAACTCAGCTTTGAGATGCTGCAGTTGTACCGCAATGCTTTTGCAAACATTAAGGCGGTCATAATCGATGAAGTTAGTATGATTGGTGCGGATATTCTCAACACCATTCATGCGCGTCTTCAGGACATTAGTGGCAATTATGATGATCCATTTGGCGGAATTAACATCGTATTCTGTGGAGACTTGCGACAATTGCCACCCGTCAATGCAAGGCCTGTTTACAAGCCTACAGGTAATTCTTTTCACGGTGCTGTTCTTTGGCAAGCATTGGATTTCTTTCCGCTTATTAAGGTTATGCGGCAGACAGATGTAGAGTTCTCCAGTATACTCACTAAGATTGGTAATGGCCAGCAAATGACTGCTGAGGAGACCAAACTGATTGAAAGTCGGTTCCGTACTGTAGAGTGGTGTAAACAAAACGCACCAGGAGCAATAAGGCTTTATCATCGGAATGCGGATGTTGAAGCATACAACAACGAAGTACTGCATAATCAGGATGCTCTGGACTGTATAGCGGATGACGTTTTTGCGGGATACAAGGACGCTGGTCAACTGGCAAGCTCTCGCATCAAGCTCTACAAGATGAGCGTCGTGGAAACCGGTGGGTTACCGTATTTGCTACGCCTTTCCGTTGGTATGCCATACATGATTACAACCAACGTTGATGTAGAAGATGGCGTAGTGAATGGTGCGATAGGTGAGCTGAAATATATTGAAAAGGATGAAGACGGCTCAGTTGTGAAACTATGGTTCAAGTACGACAACGAGACGATAGGTGCTGCGTTGAGGATCAAATCGCGACCAACTGTCTATTCAAGGCCAGGAATTCTGCAACCCGATTGGACTCCTATTGCAAAGCGTTCAGGTAACATAAAGCTAAGCAGCATCATTAAATGCAAACGCATACAGTTTCCGGTGGTTAGTGCCTGTGCGTTAACAGTTCATAAGTCGCAAGGTGGCACTTTCTCCGAGGTCGTGTATGATTATGACAAGAGTCAAGATCAGCAATTGGTGTACGTTGGCTTGTCACGTGTTACGACGCTTCAAGGCCTTTACTTGACGAACTCCGCAAACTCGTTTAAATTTCATCATGCTAAGGGTAGCAACTCACCAAAGATGGTGGATTTAAGGAACGAGTTGTTGCGTTTGAGTAATCACCGACTGCGTACACTAGGAGATGAACTGAGTGAAGTAGTTGAAAACAGCGGCTCTGCATGCACATTGATGAGCCtcaatgtacagagtttgaacgcTCACGCGCAGGACATAGCGACTGATCGAATCCTTTCAAGCGTAGAATTTCTCGCTCTGAATGAAACCTGGATGGATGCTACCTCTCCAATAGAGATTGATGGATATAAGCGCATCACCCAGTGCAAGCGAATGGGTATGAGAGCGGCTGGAGTCGCGATCTATCAGAAGGAAACGGCATCAACCGTGGCTGTTCCGCATCCCATCAAGCAACTCGGTGAGGATCGAGACGAGACGTTTGCCGAAGTGATCAACTATGGAGACATATGTGCAGCAAAGGTTAATGTTATGGGAACCGAAGTACTTCTAAT GAAATACATCGCTACGCTCAAGAAACCGGAGCCCGGAATGCAACGTTATTCGATACGATACACAGCAAATGCTCACCACAAACAACACCTGGTCGCTAACAATCATCGGTAG